The stretch of DNA TCAGGCTGTCCCTGCGCTGCTCTGCAGAATCATCTTCATCGCTCACCTCACCACCTCCAGGATTGTCAGCATCCTCCAGTCCTCCAATCTTCTTCCCTTTCACTAGGACCTTTCCTTTCAAATCCTGAAACAATAACAAGAGTATGCAAAATATGGTTCCTTTTTGTAAACTCATGATAAGCCTGTTTGTTGACAAATAATGTTCCACTTTATTCCATGCTTTTATATCAAACATATACTCACTGAATGGAGTTCTCTCTGCCTCTGAGAACAATTGTAAGCTAAGTTAACTCTAATGACACATGGAAGCTAAAGAGCACTGCTCTGACCTACGAGATATACATGTGTATCCTTTTGTATTGAATATGTTTATGATTTGAAATGTCTGTTCATaaggacaattctagacagatgtcccataatcattaccacccactgcgctgtctactgtgggtgataatgccacacatgacactgtggataaatgttaaatgcctgctcAAACTCTGGCTACACTttagggtaacactttatgatcaatttacatactgctatcccttgACTGTTGTCCTGTCAGTTTATGGGTGTAGGTCAAAGTTTTTGAATGGTTAATTCTGCAAgaacacattatattatataagattatCATAGTCTGACAAAAGTGAACATTATTGTAAATCGTATGATTTATTAGTCTGTGGTTTAATATATCCATGTTATAAAGTTGGTAACTCATGCTCACCTCTGGAGATGGCAGCACATTGACTTTGCCATCGACTGTAGTTTTCAGGAGCATGTCACCAAGGATATCCTTTAGGAGTTGAGCCATGATTTTCTGTTGCTCGGCATTGCATCGGTTCTCAATAGACAGAATTACTGGATACTCTGAGGTCTGAAATGCAGAATAGTTAATTGAGTAATTTAGCATGCACATAAAAACTAGGCATGGTTTCTGTATTGTTAAATAGAGATTACCTTAAAGGCATATTTTGCCACAGTGGCAATTACATCTTTAAACAGTATTTTGGATGTAAAAGTGTGACCATGATAAACAACAGGCTCTCCATTAGAACCATCCCAGCAGTCGATCTCCAAACAGCGACAACCCCGCCTCAGAGCCCTGCAAAAAGGTCATTAGCTTCATTAGGAGAGAGGGGTAAACTTCCATGTGTTAAGAAAACAAGCTTATGCTTAACCTGCTACATTACAGATtatgtaataattgtaataaagtgGACATTTTAGTGCTGTTTCACTAGGGTAAATACTAAACAGCCATTCAAACCAttcaattaaaatcaattaaatgtgtttttactttATGTAGGCCTCTATGCTGCTTCTTCCTTTGAGCTGGTCCTCAAGAAGGTAAGTGTTGTGCGAAGAGGAGATAAAGTAATGGCTGAAAGGCTGGGTCATATCCTGAAAAAGACGCAGGTCTTCAGGGTTGAAGATCGCACCATCAGCTGAGGTCAGATACATCAGGAAGCCATCTATTGACATGGTGGTGTTGGCTTTGGCTGTACAGGAACACATAACATGAAATTAATTCATGCAATTTTTACTAAATTAGTAAAGCATGTCTGCATATACATTATATCATAATAAGAATTTTATAGTAATATTTAGTTGCATAAAAATGtaatgtctttcttttttctttctaccCACATATTACCTAACTGTTGCCAGTGCCATGTTACGGAGAAACCaacatgctcagaggaaagtgcacaGTACCCAGCTGTGATGCATCAACTTTAAGATGCCTGTGCTGGTCACCATCACACTAAAGTGATGTATGAAGAGAGCATAGCCAATTGGGCTTTCtcaggctccggctgctgatggcaaaccaCATGATAGCCATCTGACCCAAGCAATGGCTGACAGTACCTGTATCTGAAGGCTCATATCTTTTGATCAACTCCAGGGCATAGTCATGACTTCTATCTCCTTCCAGTTGCTCCTCCCGCAGGAACTCCTCCAGATCACAGTGTGAAAGAGTTTGTCCATCACTGGAGTAGTCCTGGAACAGCTCCAAAACATCCATCCTCTGGGTAAGCATCTTGTAGAACTGGACAAATTCTTCACTCTCAAGAAGACCTGTCTGAGTCTTATCAgccatctatttaaaaaaataaaaatatatacacaattataaaaaatacagatcaggtggcttgggaacacctacatctgtatatgttgtgaggtgttatcgtgTGAGTTTGGTTGAACACTGGCAAGACGCTGTGTGGGCTTTTAACATTCCTgtatccacagtgtcatgtgttaCCAAAAATACATCAGAGACTGGACAGCctagtggatggtaatgatcgtttctggcagcatctggctacaaTTATCTGTGACAAAACATCTACATTCAACAAAGGATGCCCCATATGCATACCCCACAGGTCAGCGCAACGTTTTTTAGCTTCCATAGAATGTGTTAAaaaacttttggcatgtcagtgtatactgAATATATTTTATGATCTGTACTTAGCAGGCAAAAAGGACTGTATCAACGGGGAAGATGTTGGATTGGTAGATGTTAATCTCATTAGATTTAGTGGCAGGTTGCTGTCAACAAGCTGCTCTACAGAGAGACTCAGGAGATCTTTTGTCCCGGGAGCCATTGGGCTCTCCAACTCTTACCAGTGTGGCAGGATGAGAAAGGAGAACATCTGAGGACTGAATCTTATATGTTAAAAAATGATAGTTTTATATTATCTGCACTATTGACACTTTACTATACATCTGTATTTCTGAACACTGTAGACACTTCACGAAATCAGTATATGTGCTTGTTAATTGAGTATTGTCATGTCTGCTGACACCTGCACCTCTTgcactttgttttatttatcattGCACTGCTTTTTCATTTGTtagattttaatgcatttttttttacatattttctatTTATGGTATACAGTGTTATCTATCAGTCAAAGTAATGTGAATGAATAAGTTCTTACCTTAAAAAGAGAGCTTGCATGGTCTTCATTCATGTCCATGTTTAAGAGTTTCAGCAGCCTGCGAACCTCCTTAAAACTTATCCTGCCATCTTTGTTTATGTCTGCTTTCAGGAACAAATCAGACACCCATCTGAAGAGAGAGCTTGTTCAAGGAAAACCAAAAATCAAATCAGCAATCAATAAGCCTTTAAACTCTAGACTTATTATTCAGGGACTGCTACAAATACCATAAAACTAATATGTAAGTATTATGGGTATTTATGGGACAGGCTTTTCAGTTTAAAAGATGCAGTAGCATAAAAAGAGGACTGACTGAGATGCATATTAAAAGGATACTGGTCCAGTTTCTGACTCTCGCCCATGTTTTCCAGGTTCTCTATGAGGGTCTGCATGCCTTGAATCCAAGCCTGAGCCTCCTCAGCAGTATCAGCCACAAGGTCCAGGTTCCCACGGCGGCCACGGAAAACAAGCGTAAAGCAGCGTTCTGGAGGGAACTCGTCTGCAACACTGAGGAACACCTCAGATTCATGGCCCTCGCGCACCGCCTCCACGTCAGCTACAGAGACTGCAGGTGCAAAACCACAGCATTACTGAGCAGTTTTGATTATTCATAATCTCTGGTTTATCAAACTGATGTATGTACAGTTTATTCAGTgttatttctttacttttataaTTATCTGCAGTTGCAGAATAAATTTCTATGTAAACCTCTCTGTCAGCTTCATTTCTTTTACTTATCAgtctaactcatcccaaaccatctTTGTGGAAGCCAAACAATGTTTGTTTACTACAGCATTTTATATGTGTTCTTTCATGGTTTAAATGTTTTTCAGTATTAAGCAAATGCagctatataaatacacacagtaaggtccataagtatttggacaatggtacattttctttaaaaaatcttaatataTCATTGTAAAGGTgcctattttgaagaatctacaGTATAAAATATAGTCTGGTTAATTTATAAATTCATTTTCCATAAGTGTTCCATACTTTTATATATGTGTTCCATCATAGTTTGTTGCCTTTAATTTTAGTCTACAATgagaaaattataaaaagaaaaaaaaacactgaataaggaAGGATGATGTTCAAACCTACGACTGAAACTATTAATGTTAATTGCTAATATTGCTGTTTTTAATGTACAAAATATTGAAGTTAGCATAATGTTTACAATCAGTCCTAAGAGTATTAGTTGTGATCAGACCAGAAAATGAAAGCACCACAATTTGCTTCCTCTATCTTTTTCTGATTATGCAAATGTAGGTCTTCAATCAGTACCCAGAGTTCCACATTAATCCACATAAATTCTGTCTAATCCAGCAGAAAGGGATGAGCATGATGGATTTCAGCATGCATACTAACAATAGCTTCTCTTGCTGGCGAGGGTTTGACACATTTCAGGAGTACCTACATGTTGAGTATGAATTCATAGCCCAGGTGGACTTGTAAGCGATGGTCTTGCAGTCTTCCATCAGCCTGTAGTGACGGTGTCCTCTCCAGATACGAGACTTGGCTTTTCTCAGAACACTTCCAGCTTTCATGATCTCAAGACTAGAATCAGGTTGGACACCTAAATGATAGTGTATAAAGTATGAGACATCAGTAAAGCATGTTCAACATGTAGTCACTTTACTTAAATTGTTTGGTCAATTAGGTCAAAAGCCAGAGAAGAAGGGCTGGGGGTAGATGGGGATTTAAGTCAAATGAACTTACAAACGTTCTGGGGAGATTCCATTTCCCACGTACGGCTTATCTGTGgacattaatgtttattaattgtttCATTTTAATCACCTTTACACCTTTGTCAGTTCCACATACTGTTTTACTGTTGACTATATAATCAGACCCTAATCCTCCAGTGACGCACTGGGAGTGTTAAAGCTGTTTCTTGAATGAAATACACGAGGTGCACAAGGATTTAACACATTACACTATAAGCCATTAAGGAGATTGTGCCGTGTTAATTGAAACTCAATTAATCTAACCCCTTAGGCCTAGTGCTTAGCTCTGTGAGGTGGCATCATTCATAGGCATCCTCTGGAGGCAGGGTGTGCACCACATTACAGAAAGCAAGTCCGGGAGCTGGCTTGTCCTGGGAGGGTACACAAACTTTCCTATCAGTCCTCTCAAGTTTTCTATACAATGAACTTTTGTAAAACAACAAAAGAGACTAAGAGACCGAAACTGCCACAAACTATGTCTATGAATTTTGATAGTGATCACCATGCACATAAACAGCTGTCTTAGTATTTAGAAGTACTCTAAtacaaaaataagcaaataaataaataattacattagGAACAGCATTACACGTATGGTCCACAGTAGAGTTCAATTAGATGCTTATCTAACATTCAGATAAATACCCGATTATTGCAAATAAACTCTATGTTGAATGTACCTTTTTGGATTAGATTTATGGTTAGTTTTAATTTGTAATGTAACACAATGGATAAGATTTTAGGTTTGATTCAAAGTTAAGATTAAAGTTAGGAACAGGTGCATGTATAAATACTATAAAGAATTGTGTATATTAGGATTAGAGCTGTGTTtgtagttgcatttaatagacaatcagtttaatgttatttaaatgttctAAGATAGAacatccaaacaaaaaaaaaagactcttttgGTTACTTTAAggcttattattattacaataccACTAGTTCTCTGGTACGTATGTATTCCAATGATGAAAAAGATTCAAACATActacattttgtaaaataaaattttcagcattttaattaaaatacttaGCCTGGCCACttgtaagaaaaaataaataaaacacaacaaaaaagaacaaaatttacactgttttctATTGTTACTTTACTGGAatgttttgaatttaaaaatgcattttaaatcagtaaaataaataaaagttcttttttttattatggagccatacattattgttttatatacaaaacatttcacaaaatttaatttattacttGTTATGTTCTTAGGCTGCCATTATCTGTCAAGTTTCATGAGAATAACTCTGTTATTCTCTGTTATGCTGCAGGTGTTACatgtgaattaataaaaaaaacctgcTAATACATAGACACGTGCTGCAGAGCGGAGAAGCGTAAAAATCACTGTTTTGCGTCATGGCTAATACTGCCTTTAAAATGGGAGACACATAAACACAGAGTACAGAGTGTATAGGGTCTGCATTACACTGTGTTTCACATTTGCAGTAAGAAAAGCTTATTAAAAGTTTTCTCAGCAGATGTTTTAGCATGAAAGTGCCAGACAGGAATAAGGAGTACAGTTAAACCTTATTTCAGAGTTATTCATATTTTCCAACCTCATGATGCTCTGTTTACTGGCATACACACTTTTTTGTCAATATGTTTCTTACTGGAGCAAaagcttttaaatattttaaaagaataaCTAGCAAAGCACAAATGTATCAAAAACTAAATATGTTATGAGGTTATGACTTTGTGTTTCATCTCGGCTTTAATTTGAGCCTTAGTCCCAACTACAGACAGAGGGAAATGTAATATTACTACTACATTTACAGTAGGATTACAAGATTACATTTGACCTCAGTATTAAAAAAGAGAACCAACCATCCAACAGGCACAGACAGCACTCACCGGACAGTAAAGTGTCCCCTCAATCCGGACTTTGTGATGTAGAAGAGGCAGCAGTTGCACAGGGCCTGTGAGACAGGGAGTGTCTTTAGGGAGGCTATGTCCTCTGCTGTGACTGAGCACACTGAACTACAGGGAGAGACAGGCTGGGAGTTGTGTTCAGTGGTGCTCTCCTCCCTCTGCACATCCTCCCTCCCTCAATCCATCCctcctgctctccctctctctactttCTCACCACTCCCACTTTCCCTTTTTCCACTGTCATGCTTCCAGGCTTCCATTAGTTTCAACCCGTCTACTCTATCATCTGTAATGGTACCTCGACAGGATACCTGCATGTATATGAGTATCTGCATGTATAGAGGGTAGTGAGTCCTTTTTGCCCATTCGGGCAGCCAATAagtcacttttttgttttttagactgCACTTGTCTGAAGTTTTTTCTCAACCATGGGGGACCGAGGGGAAGTGGATACataaaatggaaaattaataTGACTtgatggatcattgacttctggtaAAAATCTGTTAATATAGGTAATCTGAAAATATCTGTACCAAATATCTGTACTGAATATCACAACAAATATAGCAGagcaacaaaatatcacaatgtcaattttgttttaaaatattgtgcAGATGTAGTTGGAATGCAAAGgaacaaaacaatatatttaagtttgtctTAAGAACAGTTTTCATTCATACTGGAAAGTTTTATACAGAATACATGCAAATGCAGTGTTTTCTCCTCCCTTACACAACAACTAAACCTGGCAATTacctgctgaggtaaattgtGAACTGTGTTTAAGCAGGAAAATCACTAAATTATGTAGATGACTGTAATTTCCCACTCCCACATTAGACCTTTCTATAGTAAGTGCAACTTGCTTTTGACTAAAATGTCCTATAGAGATTCTCATGATTAGGAAGCAATAGAGTGTATTTGATTTTATCCAGGGATGGACTATGATCTTTTGAAACCCCAGGGAACGAAAAAGTCTCAGGAGGTATCTCTATATAAAAATAAtcatggaaataataataataataaacatctaATAAACtatgtattttttatacttttattttgttttgtaaataaatcaaattatttgttttaatgtgcAAATGTGTAAAGTTTCATATAAAGATTGGAATTTCACACATTAGACAGTCTCACACACATTAATGCTGATTCCAGCATTTCACACTACAACATAAGTCAAAAACAATATTAAACTAGCAGTATCTCAGaacacagtttttaaattaagatttttaaaattaagccagaaaaaaaaactacatggctctttgtgaaaaagtgtttgtccccccAGTTATgacataactgtggtttatcacacctgagttcaatttctgtTGCCACACCCAAGCCTGaatactgccacacctgttctcaattaagaaattacttaaataggacctgtttCACAAAGCAAAGGagatgcaaaaaaatgctctaaagcTAAACATTATGCCTATTTCCAAAGACATTTTAGAGCAAACACCTCTTCACACAGAGCTATGTAGATttggtttttttttctcccttaatattaaaaacattcatgtaaaaaaaaagtttttgtgtttacttgtgttgtctttgagtaatattttaattcgtttgatctgaaacatttacgcaaaaaaaaggaaatgcagcAACTActgcattaatgatggtagagccATGAACGCTgtgcaaagccttctccagcacatcccaaagattctcaatgagattaaggtctggactctgtggtggccaatccatgtgtgaaaataataatCTCATGCTCCTTGAacaactctttcacaattccagtctgatgaatcctgacattgtcatcatGTATCAGGGGGGAAAAAtcaattaatggaataacctgttccttcagtatattcaggtaatcagctgacctcattctttgagcACATACAGAAGattcttttttgtaatttgtttattgGATTTTTAAAATTATGAAACATTGGTTAaacagctttaatgtctttacaattaaattcacaatgtaaaaaggataaaaattaagaaaacatgaGAATGAATGCGAAGAGATATGACCATACTTTTGACAGGTTATGTAGGTAGATGGATAGCTAGTTATATCTGACAGCCTTATAGCATAGGTAACTAGATAACACATCTAAAAATAGATTGAAATTTACTTGTGAAAAAAACTGCTTTACAGTGAGTTTCCAGTTAAAATGTGTTAGGACATTTTCCATTTGTGTCTTTTGGTGAGATTTTAGGTCAAAACGCTTTACCATGAACATCAAAATAGAGGAGGAAGTCTCGCGTGACTGGCTCTGCTTCTCGCCTCCCATTTCCTCTGAGTTTTTGGTTCCCGCCATCACCGCAGCGCGCCGCATGCCGGCAGCTCTCCGCCTCCGACTCAGCCTGCCCGGGGAGATAGTGCTGAAGACACGAGCTGCCTCTGCCGCTTCCAAGCCTGGGGAAAGGTATAGAGCCACTGTGTTGTTATGGGGACTCGGCGGGAATTTTCTGGGATAGGCAGTGAGTGGGAAGAGAGGCTGTCCggcctgagctgctgctgctgatgccgcTCCGGGCTTCGAGCTCCACGCTCAGATTCTGGACTGGAcagataggttagctaactagctaacatagaGCTCTATAGTGTGGCTAAGTCAAACTGGAGGTACTAGCTAGCAGCGCAGTTCTGCAgcgaactagctagctaactatttgtgtatttgtgcagGCTAATGTTTATAAGCATTCGTTATTTTTTATTCGTTTGAGTTTATCTCCCTCTAACAGCGCCATACTCCCCGAGGTCTCTCAGACTAGCATAGACTAATATTGCTTGGTAGCCTAATATAACCAAATTACTTAGCCTAGCATTAGCTTGCTAAGCTAGTAAGCTAAAGCTAGCTCTTCTCCACAGTTTTCGACCGctctttaaaatgtatgtttctCCTTTTTTACATGCATAACTGCAGACATGTTTGGTTGGTGTTTTTAATTCATGTTGTTTATCATGTTCTACACCGTTTTATGAGAATATATTGATGTTGTTTCCCAGTTGTAGGTCCCAGAATGGACTAGCCAGCTAACCTAAGATAGCTAACTTCTAGGATGGGAGAACTTTAGTTAGTTAGTGGGGTGGTCAGAGAGGTGTAAAAACACACACCCCCATTGTCGTTTGGAGGACAATTGTCTGTTAATTAGATGGAATAACATTACTTTAAACGCAAACAAAGCTAGGTTAGCCCATTTGCAGATGACTGATTTTAATAGTTATCTATTGATGTTTTACACACTAAGTTAACCTTGCTATAGGGCTGGCTTTTAGTGAGCTAGTGCAGCACAATAGTTTAATATAAGCGATTAAAAGGCtgtataaaatgtttacattttcggtatttcaGTGCACGTTATTTACATAATTAGACACTGGTTTTCATTAAAGGATGCGTTGCTGTAACTAAACCATAacagtaacatttattttttagaacATTTTCAGAAGTTTGGAGGTAACTACAGACTTCCATTGTGGACATTCTTTCTAGTTTCTTCTCTGTTTATATTCATATCTATAT from Astyanax mexicanus isolate ESR-SI-001 chromosome 11, AstMex3_surface, whole genome shotgun sequence encodes:
- the plcd4b gene encoding 1-phosphatidylinositol 4,5-bisphosphate phosphodiesterase delta-4, which codes for MESPQNVCVQPDSSLEIMKAGSVLRKAKSRIWRGHRHYRLMEDCKTIAYKSTWAMNSYSTFSVADVEAVREGHESEVFLSVADEFPPERCFTLVFRGRRGNLDLVADTAEEAQAWIQGMQTLIENLENMGESQKLDQWVSDLFLKADINKDGRISFKEVRRLLKLLNMDMNEDHASSLFKMADKTQTGLLESEEFVQFYKMLTQRMDVLELFQDYSSDGQTLSHCDLEEFLREEQLEGDRSHDYALELIKRYEPSDTAKANTTMSIDGFLMYLTSADGAIFNPEDLRLFQDMTQPFSHYFISSSHNTYLLEDQLKGRSSIEAYIKALRRGCRCLEIDCWDGSNGEPVVYHGHTFTSKILFKDVIATVAKYAFKTSEYPVILSIENRCNAEQQKIMAQLLKDILGDMLLKTTVDGKVNVLPSPEDLKGKVLVKGKKIGGLEDADNPGGGEVSDEDDSAEQRRDSLTNESLPSDSKKSKRNLTKELSDLVIYCKNENFTNFEDSRINGKPYDISSFSESKARKIIKESAADFIQHNTRQITRVYPSGLRTDSSNFCPQDMWNVGCQMVALNFQTAGLEMDLNDGLFSQNNHCGYVLKPEILRHSEQHFNPDRPQDRKDYCPLILTIQVISGQQLPKVNNKEGSIVDPFVRVEIYGVPSDQAKQETSYIENNGLNPCWNETLEFVVHTPEVALVRFVVEDYDMATKNDFIGQFTLPFSCIQSGYRHIHLLSKDGTSICPSSLFVHINITEAS